The window ACAGATACGCGCCATCGGTCGAGACTGTATAGCCGATACGAGGTCAGTTTGCGGCAGATTAGAGGTTTAGAAGATTATTTTGATTTTTTCTGGCGCGAGGGTGTAAGGGGCACTGCGGGCTATCGGTTTGGTCGTCCGCGAAGGGCAGGTGTGCGGTTGAGCGGTGGGATTAATGTTGCGCAACACAGTTCGGTGGAGAAGATGACGGATTGGCATTTTAGTGGGGATATTGATGTGCAACGGCCCAATCCGGAGATTGATCCGGGCAATTTGCGTTCTGTGTTTTTGCGTGCGGATATCGAGGGTAAAAATTCGGGACCCGCACTCATTTTTGGGAAACGAAAAATCGCATTGGAGGTTGAACACAGCCGGTCGGGATTTGGTAGTGATTTTGATTTTACACAGGTTCGGGTGCTGTTGGATTGGCGGATCGAGACGATGTTTAAGCGGCGTTTGTTGCCCAATGTGCTCGACGTGCGCGTTGTAGGCAGTGCGTTTGCGGGGACACTGCCCAGGCAGCGTTTTGAGATTTTGGATTTAGGGGTGCTATTGAGCAGGGTTTCGATATTCGGGGGATTTCGAACGCGAGTGGATCGCCCTTATGAAGGCGAGAAGGTGTTGGGGATGTTCTGGGAACACAACTTTCGCACGATTCCGTTTGAGTTGGTCGGCTGGCGGTGGGCTGCGGAGCGCAATATTGGTTTGATTGTTCACGGCGGGCACGGGCGCACGTGGTTTGGAGATCGGACGCTATTGGATTACGCGCCGCAATATACAGACGGTTTTCACCACGAATTGGGTGTGTCGATTAACGGGCTGTTTAATTTATTCCGATTGGATTTTTCAAAGCGTTTGGATGCGCCGGGATTTTTTGTGAGTGTTGGGTTTGTGCGGTTTTGAGGGTGTGGTGGATAACACATCATCTTCGCCCCTTGTCAGATACATTGACAAGGGCCTTTTTGGTTTATAATATTGTCGCGGTTTTTTGCGGGATTTACACTTTAATGTAAAGGAGTATCATGGCCAGTAATGTCATTCTCATTTTTGGCGATCAGTGGCGCGCACAGGCGTTTGGTTATGCCGGCAATACCTGTGTGCAGACGCCGAATATCGACCGTCTCGCGTCTCAAAGTATCAATGCGACACACGCGGTTTCGGGGTGTTCGGTTTGTTGCCCGGCGCGGGCGTCTCTGCTGACGGGGCAATATCCGCTCACGCATGGCGTTTTTGTCAATGATGTGCATTTGAGCGATAGGGCTGTTAGTCTGGCACAGGCTTTTAAGAATGCGGGATACGATACCGCTTATGTCGGCAAATGGCATGTGAATGCAAATGGGCGATCCAATTATATTCCGCCCGAAAATCGGCAGGGGTTTGATTATTGGAAGGTGCTGGAGTGTACGCACAATTACAATAATTCTTTTTATTATGCCAATGATTCCGACGAGAAGCTCACATGGGAGGGATACGACGCGATTGCACAGACGCGCGATGTGCAAGAGTACATCCAGAATCGCGATTCGGAGAATCCCTTTTTGCTTGTGCTTTCATGGGGGCCACCGCACGCGCCTTACGAGACTGCGCCGGAAAAATACCGCGCGATGTATCGTCCCGAGGATGTGCCTTTGCGCGAGAATGTGCCGCCAGAATCCGAAGCAAATGCCCGAGAATGGATTGCGGGATACTACGCCCATTGTACTGCGCTGGACGATTGTATGGGCGATTTGCTCCAGACACTTGATGATAAGGGTATAGCCGACGATACGCTTTTGCTCTTTTTTTCGGATCACGGCGATATGCTCGGTTCACAAGGGAGTGCGAAAAAGCAACAGCCCTGGGAGGAGTCTATTCGCATTCCGTTTTTGTTGCGATGGCCGGCGCAATTTGGATCGGAGGGTCGCGAGATTTCTGATCCTATTGATATTCCCGATATTATGCCTACGCTTTTGGGGCTTTGCGGGATTGATGTTCCCGATACGGTTGAGGGGCTGGATTTTTCGGATTATCTTATGGGAGGTGAGAATCCTTCTGATGGTGCCGCGCTTTTACAATGTCCGCAGCCTTTTGGGCAGTGGACGCGCGATAGGGGCGCGCGTGAGTATCGCGGCTTGCGGACGGTGAAATATACGTATGTTCGCTCACTTGATGGGCCGTGGTTGCTCTATGATAACGAGGCTGATCCCTTTCAGTTGAATAATCTCGTTGATGATCCCGAATGCGCGGATTTGCGCCGCGATTTGGACGTCTGGCTCCAGCGCCGCCTCGATGAGGGGGGCGATGAATTTCTGCCTGGGGCGGACTATATTCGACAATGGGGATATACGGTGAATGAGAGCGGTACTGTGCCTTATACAAATTAATCTCTGGAGTGAAAATGAACCGCGGTAAAAATGTTTTGGGCGAGGAACTCAAAAATTGTTGTACCGATCCTATGACGGGTTTTTTTAGAGATGGATGTTGTCGCACGGGTCCGGGCGATTTGGGATTGCATATTCTCTGTGCGGAGATGACGGAAGAGTTTTTGGCTTTTTCCCAGTCTGCGGGCAATGACCTGAGTACGCCTGTGCCTGAATTGCGCTTTCCCGGCCTTGTGCCGGGTGATCGCTGGTGTTTGTGTGTTCAGCGCTGGGTTGAAGCTCTCAATGCGGGTTTTGCTCCTCCCGTTTATCTTTCGGGGACGCATATTTCCACGCTTGAGTTTGTCGATTTGGACACGCTGAAGGAATATGCACTGGATGATGGAGATCCTTTGACATGATTGAAAAAGCCACTCTTCAAGTCCCGCGTCGTCGCTGGGGCAAAACAGAACTTTCTATTCCTGTTATTCCCTTTGGTACGCAGGGGTTTGGCAACAATTTTGGCTCTGTTACCGATGATGAAGCCGCAGATCTCATTCGGTTTGCGGTGGATATTGGGGTTAATCACTTCGATTGTGCGCGGTGTTATGGCGATTCGCTTCGAAAGCTCGGTCTTGCGATTAAGCAGGGCGTTGTCGAGCGCGGTGAAATCATTATTAGCGGGCGCGTTTGTTGCCATAGTGCCGCGAAGTGGGGGGGCTATGGAGATGGAGACCCGGATTACTCAACGGAGCACGCGCTTGCCGATATAGAAGACCAGCTCGATATTCTGGGGATTGATCACTTCGATGTGCTTTTTATTCACGATCCGTGGAGTATCGAGGCTACGCTGGTTTCGGGGGGTACGCTCGAGGGATTGGAAAAGGCGCGGGAACGGGGGTGGGTCAATTTTATTGGATACGGGATGCGGCCCCACGATTTTCACCTGGCGCAGATCGAATCGGGGCGCACGGATTGTTTTCTGTGTTTTGGGGATCACAATCTTTTGCGGCAGACCATTAGCGAAGATATTTTGCCCGCTGCTGCGGCGCGCGATCTGGGCGTGATGAATGGCTGGTCGATTATGCGCGGTTATCTCACGGGTGTGCCAGTGGAAAATTTTGTGCCCCGCGACCGCTGGCGAGAAGATCACGAGCGCGCCGAGAATATGCGTCTGTGGTGCGAAGATCGCGGGTACGACTTGCTCGAGCTGACTTTGCAATTCTGTATTCGTGAGACCCGCATCCACGGCAATCCGCTCGGTAGTCTGAATAAGGCGCAACTCGAAGCCAATGTGCGCGCGGCGTGTGCAACGGTTTCCGATGAGGTGTTTGAAGAGTTTTTCGCCGCAGGGATTTAGACGATAAAAAGCGCGAATAGACGAATAGACGAATGGCAATACACACTGATTTTGGGAGGATGGGTGGGGTTCGTAGATTCGCAGATTCGCAGATTCGTAGATTCGCAGATTCGCAGATTCGTAGATTCGCAGATTCGTAGATTCGCAGATTCGCAAAGGAGATTATATCGCCCATGAAAATGCACACGTATCAACCCGCACATCTTCACGCGCTTACGAGACGTTTGTTCGAAGTTTCTGGTGCGACACCTGATATCGCATGTATTGTGGCGAAGATTCTGGTGAATGCCAATCTCGCCGGTCACGATTCTCACGGCGTTCTCCGCATCCCTTTGTATCTCACTAATATCTCCGAGGGGGGGATGAATCCGGCGGCTGAACCGACTACGGTGCGGGAATCGGCTACTACACTGGTTCTGGACGGCAACGGGGGGGTGGGGCATCTTACGGCTTATCGCGCGGTCCATCAGGCGATGGAAAAAGCGCGAACTTCTGAAATTTGTTCGGTTTCGTTCACGCGGGTTGCCCATATTGGGCGGCTGGGAGAATATGTCGAGATTGCCACGCGCGGGGGTTTTATCGGTATTTGCATGGTTGGTGGGGGTTCGCCCAATACGATGAAAGTTTTGCCTTTTGGGGGGAGGAAAGGGAGTCTGGGTACCAATCCCATTGCGGTGGGCGTTCCCACGGGCGATGAGGCACCTTTTGTAATCGATTTTGCCACTTCTATGGTCGCCGAGGGCAAGCTCCAGGTCGCGCGAAGCAAGAATGCGTCGATTCCCGATACTTTTATTGTGGATAAGAATAATAATCCGTCAACCAATCCCCTCGATTTTTACGATGGTGGATTTTTGCGTGCTTTTGGAGAGCACAAGGGCTACGCGCTTTCGCTGATGGTCTGTTTGATGGGGCTGCTTTCAGGAGCCCAAAGGGAGGGCCGGCGTTCTGGAGGCGCGTTTATGCAGGTTATCGATATTAGCGCGTTTACAGATTTGGACAGTTATCAGCAGGATATTCGCGCATTTTTAGATGCGATGAAGACGACCGAACCCGCCGATGGGGTAGATGAAGTTCTGGTTCCGGGGGATTTTGAGTACCGCAACCGCAAGCACCGCCTCAAACATGGTATTGAGATACCCGGTACGATTAACGAGCAAATTGGCGAATGGGCAGATCGCCTCGAGGTACCTGTAGATGGTAGTATTGTGGAGGATGAGGATAGGATGCATTATCAGAGGTGAATGCACAAAGAGGAAAAAATAAAAGGGGTGAGACCGGTTGGTGGTTTCACCCCTTTGTGTTTTTGGAAAGCACGAATAGACGAATAGACGAATAGACGAATAGACGAACTCCACTCCACCCCTGAAGTCGTTACGATCGCCGATTCGTTGATTCGTTGATTCGTTGATGAACTGCTGGCGCAGTTGTACCCCGTTCCGCTGATTCGTTTAATCCGCCGCGTCGCTGTGATCCATGGAGCAGAATGCCTGATAGTCCATGAGTTCGGTGATGGTCGGGTTGTCGCCACATACAGGGCAATTTTTGTCGCGGCGAATTTTGAATGTGTTGAAGTTCATTTGCAGGGCGTCGTACATCAGCAAGCGGCCGATGAGTGGATCCCCCTGACCGAGTATGAGTTTGACAACTTCTGTGGCCTGCACGAGGCCAACTGTGCCGGGCAGAACACCCAGCACGCCTGCTTCGTCTCACGACGGTGCCAGGTCTGCTGGCGGTGGCGCGGGATAGAGGCAGCGGTAGCAAGGCCCCTCACCGTCGCACGTGTACACCGTGACCTGACCTTCAAAGCGGAAGATGCTGCCATCCA is drawn from Gemmatimonadota bacterium and contains these coding sequences:
- a CDS encoding DUF2237 domain-containing protein, whose protein sequence is MNRGKNVLGEELKNCCTDPMTGFFRDGCCRTGPGDLGLHILCAEMTEEFLAFSQSAGNDLSTPVPELRFPGLVPGDRWCLCVQRWVEALNAGFAPPVYLSGTHISTLEFVDLDTLKEYALDDGDPLT
- a CDS encoding Ldh family oxidoreductase, translating into MKMHTYQPAHLHALTRRLFEVSGATPDIACIVAKILVNANLAGHDSHGVLRIPLYLTNISEGGMNPAAEPTTVRESATTLVLDGNGGVGHLTAYRAVHQAMEKARTSEICSVSFTRVAHIGRLGEYVEIATRGGFIGICMVGGGSPNTMKVLPFGGRKGSLGTNPIAVGVPTGDEAPFVIDFATSMVAEGKLQVARSKNASIPDTFIVDKNNNPSTNPLDFYDGGFLRAFGEHKGYALSLMVCLMGLLSGAQREGRRSGGAFMQVIDISAFTDLDSYQQDIRAFLDAMKTTEPADGVDEVLVPGDFEYRNRKHRLKHGIEIPGTINEQIGEWADRLEVPVDGSIVEDEDRMHYQR
- a CDS encoding aldo/keto reductase, coding for MIEKATLQVPRRRWGKTELSIPVIPFGTQGFGNNFGSVTDDEAADLIRFAVDIGVNHFDCARCYGDSLRKLGLAIKQGVVERGEIIISGRVCCHSAAKWGGYGDGDPDYSTEHALADIEDQLDILGIDHFDVLFIHDPWSIEATLVSGGTLEGLEKARERGWVNFIGYGMRPHDFHLAQIESGRTDCFLCFGDHNLLRQTISEDILPAAAARDLGVMNGWSIMRGYLTGVPVENFVPRDRWREDHERAENMRLWCEDRGYDLLELTLQFCIRETRIHGNPLGSLNKAQLEANVRAACATVSDEVFEEFFAAGI
- a CDS encoding sulfatase yields the protein MASNVILIFGDQWRAQAFGYAGNTCVQTPNIDRLASQSINATHAVSGCSVCCPARASLLTGQYPLTHGVFVNDVHLSDRAVSLAQAFKNAGYDTAYVGKWHVNANGRSNYIPPENRQGFDYWKVLECTHNYNNSFYYANDSDEKLTWEGYDAIAQTRDVQEYIQNRDSENPFLLVLSWGPPHAPYETAPEKYRAMYRPEDVPLRENVPPESEANAREWIAGYYAHCTALDDCMGDLLQTLDDKGIADDTLLLFFSDHGDMLGSQGSAKKQQPWEESIRIPFLLRWPAQFGSEGREISDPIDIPDIMPTLLGLCGIDVPDTVEGLDFSDYLMGGENPSDGAALLQCPQPFGQWTRDRGAREYRGLRTVKYTYVRSLDGPWLLYDNEADPFQLNNLVDDPECADLRRDLDVWLQRRLDEGGDEFLPGADYIRQWGYTVNESGTVPYTN